In Candidatus Hydrogenedentota bacterium, the following are encoded in one genomic region:
- a CDS encoding class I SAM-dependent methyltransferase has translation MNTEEYRRMHHAETRHWWYRALHARVLHACERFAPRARTILDVGCGTGGMLARLPAEIRAAGVDLAPEAVARCRERGLPMITRASADAIPFEATSADAVLLLDLLYHRNVLDPARVLHEVRRVLSPEGVAIINAPAYAWLRSSHDDAVHTGRRFTRRELIQLLEGAGFEVCYASYWNTILFPPIALLRVLRRWYPPSGSDVSETGPAWANTLLGVVLALEAAVMWRVPLPFGVSIFAVARPARPPIQPVRVTET, from the coding sequence GTGAATACGGAAGAGTACAGGCGCATGCACCACGCCGAAACCCGACATTGGTGGTACCGCGCCCTCCATGCGCGCGTACTCCACGCCTGTGAACGTTTCGCGCCGCGCGCCCGAACGATACTCGACGTCGGCTGTGGGACAGGCGGGATGCTGGCGCGCCTACCGGCCGAAATCCGCGCCGCCGGCGTCGACCTGGCGCCCGAGGCCGTGGCCCGGTGTCGTGAGCGCGGGCTGCCCATGATCACCCGCGCATCGGCGGACGCGATCCCGTTCGAAGCCACTTCGGCGGACGCCGTCCTGCTGTTGGACCTGCTCTACCACCGCAATGTGCTCGATCCGGCCCGTGTCCTCCACGAGGTGCGTCGCGTGCTGTCGCCGGAAGGTGTGGCGATCATTAACGCGCCCGCCTATGCGTGGCTGCGCTCTTCCCACGACGACGCCGTCCACACGGGCCGCCGTTTCACCCGCAGGGAACTCATCCAGTTGCTGGAGGGCGCGGGTTTCGAGGTGTGCTATGCGAGCTACTGGAACACCATCCTGTTTCCGCCCATCGCCCTCCTCCGTGTCTTGCGGCGCTGGTATCCGCCGTCGGGCTCGGATGTGTCGGAAACCGGTCCCGCCTGGGCAAACACCCTGCTCGGCGTGGTGCTGGCCCTGGAGGCCGCCGTCATGTGGCGCGTCCCGCTGCCTTTCGGCGTCTCCATATTCGCGGTGGCGCGTCCCGCACGACCGCCGATTCAACCCGTGCGCGTCACGGAGACGTAG
- a CDS encoding arylsulfatase, with translation MPADFVAQPRFSRRAFLCGAAVGALACGAAVPARASRRPNVVLVMTDDQGYGDLGCLGNPVLKTPHLDRLHAESARLTDFHVSPTCAPTRAALLTGRYNNRSGVWHTVMGRSLLARDEKTMADYFAGAGYRTGLFGKWHLGDDYPYRPRDRGFQEVLAHGGGGIGQTPDYWGNEYINDTYFHNGEPESFEAYCTDVWFDAARRFITEHRDAPFFCYLPTNAPHHPYIVPPEYSEPFKAQGLSDDQANFYGMIANLDENMGRLLQTLDEQGIAEDTILIFMTDNGTSAGDRAGMRGAKGSEYEGGHRVPCFVRWPAGPVARGADIPVLSAHIDLLPTLLGYCGISPEGGPPFDGVSLAPWLNAPETPAPERAIVVDSQRIEHPEKWRKSAVLEGRWRLINGTELYDLSRDPGQEQDRAAEEPALAAHLREVYERWWADVSRTFDRYCPLVIGAAGQGATHLNGHDWHTPIEQIPWHQKHILAGLAGNGFWAVEVAEAGEYHFALRRWPREANAPIRAAVDGGAALAIVEARIRIGGQEASSPVNEGDVAADFTLRLEKGETRLETAFIDEAGVERGAYYVSVTRTG, from the coding sequence ATGCCCGCTGACTTTGTCGCCCAGCCCCGTTTTTCCCGCCGCGCGTTTCTATGCGGGGCCGCTGTTGGGGCGCTGGCCTGCGGGGCGGCGGTGCCGGCGCGCGCATCCCGGCGTCCGAATGTCGTTCTGGTGATGACCGACGATCAGGGCTACGGGGATCTGGGTTGTCTGGGGAATCCCGTGTTGAAGACACCGCACCTGGACCGGTTGCATGCGGAGAGCGCGCGCCTGACGGATTTCCACGTGAGCCCGACGTGCGCGCCGACGCGCGCGGCGCTGCTGACGGGGCGCTACAACAACCGGAGCGGGGTGTGGCATACGGTGATGGGGCGATCGCTGCTGGCGCGCGACGAAAAGACGATGGCGGACTACTTCGCGGGGGCGGGGTACCGCACGGGCCTTTTCGGGAAGTGGCACCTGGGCGACGACTACCCGTACCGCCCGCGGGATCGCGGGTTTCAGGAGGTACTGGCGCATGGCGGCGGCGGCATCGGCCAGACGCCGGACTACTGGGGCAACGAATACATCAACGACACGTACTTCCACAACGGCGAACCGGAGAGCTTCGAAGCGTATTGCACCGATGTGTGGTTTGACGCGGCCCGGCGTTTCATCACGGAGCACCGGGATGCGCCATTTTTCTGCTACCTGCCGACGAACGCGCCGCACCATCCGTATATCGTGCCCCCGGAATACAGCGAGCCGTTCAAGGCGCAGGGGCTGAGCGACGATCAGGCCAACTTCTACGGGATGATCGCGAATCTCGACGAGAATATGGGCCGGCTGCTCCAGACGCTGGACGAACAGGGGATCGCGGAAGACACGATCTTGATCTTCATGACCGACAACGGCACATCGGCGGGCGATCGGGCGGGGATGCGCGGGGCCAAGGGAAGCGAATACGAAGGGGGCCACCGCGTGCCGTGTTTCGTGCGCTGGCCCGCGGGGCCGGTTGCGCGGGGCGCGGACATCCCCGTGCTCTCGGCCCACATTGACCTCCTCCCCACGCTGCTCGGCTACTGCGGCATTTCCCCGGAAGGTGGCCCGCCCTTTGATGGCGTGTCCCTGGCGCCGTGGCTTAACGCGCCCGAAACGCCCGCGCCCGAACGCGCGATCGTGGTGGACTCCCAGCGCATCGAGCACCCGGAGAAATGGCGCAAGAGCGCGGTGCTTGAAGGCCGCTGGCGGCTGATTAACGGGACGGAGCTTTACGATCTGTCGCGCGACCCCGGGCAGGAGCAGGATCGCGCCGCGGAAGAGCCCGCCCTCGCCGCGCACTTGCGGGAGGTCTACGAGCGCTGGTGGGCGGATGTTTCCCGGACCTTTGACCGCTATTGCCCGCTGGTTATCGGCGCGGCGGGCCAGGGGGCGACGCACCTGAACGGGCACGACTGGCATACCCCGATCGAGCAGATCCCGTGGCATCAGAAACACATTCTGGCCGGGCTTGCGGGGAACGGATTCTGGGCGGTGGAGGTTGCGGAAGCGGGCGAATACCACTTCGCGCTCCGCCGCTGGCCCCGGGAGGCCAACGCGCCCATTCGCGCGGCGGTGGATGGCGGCGCGGCCCTGGCGATCGTGGAGGCGCGCATTCGAATTGGCGGCCAGGAGGCGTCGAGTCCCGTGAACGAGGGCGACGTTGCAGCGGACTTCACGCTCCGGTTGGAAAAGGGCGAAACCCGGCTCGAGACGGCGTTTATTGACGAGGCCGGCGTGGAGCGGGGCGCGTACTACGTCTCCGTGACGCGCACGGGTTGA
- a CDS encoding zf-HC2 domain-containing protein: MNCEHIRTEFSALLDDELNAEDRELVEEHLSECSDCLRELHGYKQVTEAYRYHHPVKAPADFEARVREALRPASRRLPGAFWWRYGLAAASIALVGGLVVWRGAQSGQSALDMARYEAAPSAAAPEAHMANEAMPMAEAPPAAPLSGETLALRSAPAMSDEDVAAFSESAGAAPPPAPAPPASPPAPARAIGREDLAAGATAAETAMASEPLEAESAAADDGARGVGLGGGGGGFGGGGLAGGGFGGGAALGRAAGARAASQPAEEPVAPAGPGAAKESSEAPEAAFQLKMAPPAPDLAEGPADAVAVTVRQWRDREFRLEDGTWREAGYGAEPRTVIAIPSAAWNAMLDRHNDLHHLCDVAEPVIVALDGAWYEFRREDAEGGVEQPLDATEDE; the protein is encoded by the coding sequence TTGAATTGCGAACACATACGGACCGAATTCTCGGCGCTGCTCGATGACGAGCTTAACGCGGAAGACCGCGAGCTGGTGGAAGAGCACCTTTCGGAATGCTCCGACTGCCTCCGTGAGCTGCACGGCTACAAGCAGGTCACGGAAGCGTACCGGTATCACCATCCGGTGAAGGCGCCGGCGGATTTCGAAGCGCGCGTGCGGGAAGCGCTCCGGCCCGCGTCCCGGCGGCTGCCGGGCGCGTTCTGGTGGCGCTATGGGCTGGCGGCGGCGTCAATCGCGCTGGTCGGCGGTCTGGTGGTATGGCGCGGGGCCCAGTCGGGCCAGAGCGCGCTGGATATGGCGCGGTACGAGGCGGCGCCGAGTGCGGCTGCGCCCGAAGCCCACATGGCGAACGAGGCGATGCCGATGGCCGAGGCGCCGCCCGCCGCCCCGCTCTCGGGCGAAACGCTGGCGCTGCGATCGGCGCCCGCGATGTCGGATGAAGACGTGGCCGCGTTCTCGGAGAGCGCAGGAGCCGCGCCCCCACCCGCTCCGGCGCCACCTGCGTCACCACCCGCGCCCGCCCGCGCGATTGGGCGGGAGGATCTGGCCGCCGGCGCCACTGCCGCGGAAACCGCCATGGCGTCGGAGCCTCTGGAGGCCGAATCGGCGGCGGCGGATGACGGCGCGCGGGGCGTCGGGCTTGGGGGTGGAGGTGGCGGCTTCGGCGGCGGCGGTTTGGCAGGTGGTGGATTTGGCGGCGGCGCCGCGTTGGGTCGGGCTGCGGGCGCGCGGGCCGCGTCTCAGCCGGCCGAGGAACCGGTTGCGCCCGCCGGGCCCGGTGCGGCGAAAGAGAGTTCAGAGGCCCCCGAGGCCGCTTTCCAACTTAAGATGGCGCCACCGGCGCCCGATCTGGCCGAGGGGCCGGCGGACGCCGTCGCGGTGACGGTCCGGCAGTGGCGCGATCGCGAATTCCGCCTGGAGGATGGGACCTGGCGCGAGGCGGGCTATGGCGCGGAGCCGCGCACGGTGATTGCGATTCCGTCCGCCGCCTGGAACGCGATGTTGGACCGGCACAATGACCTGCACCACCTGTGTGATGTCGCGGAGCCGGTTATCGTGGCGCTTGACGGGGCATGGTATGAATTCCGGCGGGAGGATGCGGAGGGGGGTGTGGAGCAGCCGTTGGACGCGACGGAAGACGAGTGA
- a CDS encoding sigma-70 family RNA polymerase sigma factor — protein sequence MELLEAVRKTPDIDLVEACLNGDETAFDELVRRYKDRVYNVVYRYLGNHEDSLDVALEVFVRAYRSLSTFQGDSQVYTWLYSIAANTCRNRLRDRNRKGRNMGVSFEALSESAPSVAQRATSTDVTPSHLAEKRELDEGLKACLEGLPDTYRLVFVLRTFDNLGYSDIARSADCPEGTVKSRLNQARKLLKECLTRRGLL from the coding sequence GTGGAATTGCTGGAAGCTGTCCGAAAGACCCCGGATATTGATCTGGTGGAGGCCTGCCTGAACGGCGATGAGACGGCGTTCGACGAACTGGTCCGCCGTTACAAGGACCGGGTGTACAACGTGGTGTACCGCTATCTTGGCAACCATGAAGACAGCCTGGACGTGGCGCTGGAGGTGTTTGTGCGGGCGTACCGGAGTTTGAGCACGTTCCAGGGCGATTCGCAGGTGTACACGTGGCTGTACAGCATCGCCGCGAACACATGCCGCAACCGGCTGCGCGATCGCAACCGGAAGGGCCGGAACATGGGGGTATCGTTCGAGGCGCTTTCCGAGAGCGCGCCTTCGGTGGCGCAGCGGGCGACCTCGACGGACGTGACGCCGAGCCATCTGGCGGAGAAGCGCGAGCTCGACGAGGGGCTCAAGGCGTGCCTGGAAGGCCTGCCGGACACGTACCGGCTGGTATTTGTGCTGCGCACGTTTGACAACCTTGGCTACAGCGACATCGCCCGATCCGCCGATTGCCCGGAGGGCACGGTGAAATCGCGTTTGAACCAGGCGCGCAAGCTGCTGAAGGAGTGCCTGACGCGGCGCGGGCTGCTCTAA
- a CDS encoding dipeptidase: MSQMEQALAQARRDRERHLAEYREVLAIPSISTLSEHKGDVLRTAEWLAAQLRALRMDNVEIIPTAGHPIVYGEWLHAPDKPTILIYGHYDVQPVDPVNEWDSPPFGGDIRGDFLYGRGASDMKGQIFAQIKAMECLAAHGDYPVNVKYLLEGEEEIGSPSLPGFIAENRDRLACDAVLNCDAGIHDKDTPAITYSLRGLAYFELEIRTAKKDLHSGLFGGSVRNPLHVLADVISAMHDADGRVTLPGFYDNVRALSDEERELLRQVPYSDADWTAMAGTQRCFGEAGFTTVERIGARPTLEVNGVWGGFTGEGAKTVLPARAHAKISARLVADQDPDAVEGQLRAFLEAHVPADVAWSLHKHSSGPGSTMDRKSPYMKAAEEALKTVFGKAPLFKREGGSVPIVGLLQKQLGVDTVMLGFALPDDGIHGPNERQYLPNFYRGIETYIHYLCALGTK; this comes from the coding sequence ATGTCCCAAATGGAACAGGCCCTCGCCCAGGCCCGGCGCGATCGCGAGCGGCACCTCGCCGAATACCGCGAAGTCCTGGCGATTCCCAGCATTTCCACCTTGTCCGAGCACAAGGGCGACGTCCTGCGCACGGCGGAGTGGCTCGCGGCACAGCTCCGCGCGCTGCGCATGGACAACGTGGAAATCATCCCGACCGCCGGCCATCCCATCGTTTATGGCGAGTGGCTGCATGCCCCGGACAAGCCGACCATCCTGATCTACGGCCACTACGACGTCCAGCCCGTCGACCCCGTCAACGAATGGGATTCCCCGCCCTTTGGCGGCGACATCCGCGGCGACTTTCTCTACGGGCGCGGCGCTTCGGACATGAAAGGACAGATCTTCGCGCAGATCAAGGCCATGGAATGCCTCGCCGCGCACGGGGACTACCCCGTGAACGTCAAGTATCTCCTGGAAGGCGAAGAGGAAATCGGCTCGCCAAGCCTGCCGGGCTTCATCGCCGAAAACCGGGATCGGCTTGCCTGCGACGCCGTCCTGAACTGCGACGCCGGCATCCACGACAAGGACACCCCCGCAATCACCTACTCCCTGCGCGGGCTCGCCTATTTCGAGCTCGAAATCCGCACCGCAAAGAAGGATCTCCACAGCGGCCTCTTCGGTGGCTCCGTGCGCAACCCGCTCCATGTGCTCGCAGACGTGATTTCCGCCATGCACGACGCCGACGGCCGCGTGACCCTGCCCGGCTTCTACGACAACGTGCGGGCGCTGAGCGACGAGGAGCGTGAATTGCTCCGCCAGGTGCCCTACTCCGACGCGGACTGGACCGCCATGGCGGGGACCCAGCGCTGCTTTGGCGAGGCGGGCTTCACCACCGTCGAGCGCATCGGCGCACGCCCGACCCTCGAGGTTAACGGCGTCTGGGGCGGATTCACCGGCGAAGGCGCGAAAACCGTTCTCCCCGCGCGCGCCCACGCCAAAATCAGCGCGCGCCTCGTCGCCGATCAGGATCCCGACGCCGTCGAGGGGCAGTTGCGCGCCTTTCTGGAGGCGCATGTGCCGGCGGATGTCGCCTGGAGCCTGCACAAGCACTCCAGCGGCCCCGGCTCGACCATGGATCGCAAGTCCCCCTATATGAAGGCCGCCGAAGAGGCCCTCAAGACCGTCTTCGGAAAAGCGCCCCTCTTCAAGCGCGAAGGGGGGAGCGTGCCCATCGTCGGCCTCCTGCAGAAGCAGCTCGGCGTCGACACCGTGATGCTGGGGTTTGCGCTCCCAGACGACGGCATCCACGGCCCGAACGAGCGCCAGTACCTGCCGAACTTCTACCGCGGCATCGAAACCTACATCCACTACCTGTGCGCGCTCGGGACAAAATAG
- a CDS encoding putative sulfate exporter family transporter, whose translation MSTRQRWADLIRLEDWWAIWLGFIVLAAASAGWIADIPKMPKWTWGEFGALAESIPYGGAVLLAIGLYVLFGAAIAIMQRGGAAARFAPGFFFIFALAAVSSILSNETIVRYYGINYAFWAVGIGLLLANSFGTPAWLRPAIRTEFYIKTGLVLMGAEILFGNILRFGAYGLIIAWGVTPVVIVFMWLFGTRVLKMVNKPLVIVIATATSVCGVSAAIAAAAASRAKKEDLTIAVGMTLIFTVLMMLAMPLLAQALGLSPLIGGAWLGGTIDATGAVGAAGAALGPEAEAAAIIVKMIQNILIGVAAFCIAVYWVTCIEENPGGRRLGVGEIWIRFPKFILGFIAASLLASFALLPALGEDAVEGILKNTDAVRNWLFAMAFLSIGLESNFREMATQMRGGKPMILYGVGQTFNIVLTLFVAWLALSGVLLPEPPALTQ comes from the coding sequence ATGTCCACGCGACAACGCTGGGCCGACCTGATTCGGCTCGAAGACTGGTGGGCCATCTGGCTCGGATTCATCGTGCTCGCGGCGGCCTCCGCCGGCTGGATCGCCGACATCCCCAAAATGCCGAAATGGACCTGGGGCGAGTTCGGCGCCCTCGCGGAAAGCATCCCCTACGGCGGCGCGGTCCTGCTCGCCATCGGGCTCTACGTGCTGTTCGGCGCCGCGATCGCCATCATGCAGCGCGGGGGAGCCGCCGCGCGGTTCGCGCCCGGTTTCTTCTTCATCTTCGCGCTGGCCGCCGTCTCCAGTATCCTCTCGAACGAAACCATCGTTCGATACTACGGCATCAACTATGCCTTCTGGGCTGTTGGCATCGGCCTGCTGCTGGCGAATAGCTTCGGAACGCCCGCCTGGCTTCGGCCCGCGATCCGAACCGAGTTCTACATCAAAACCGGGCTCGTCCTCATGGGCGCCGAAATCCTCTTCGGCAATATCCTCCGCTTCGGGGCCTACGGCCTGATCATCGCCTGGGGCGTCACGCCCGTGGTCATTGTGTTCATGTGGCTCTTCGGCACGCGCGTCCTCAAAATGGTCAACAAGCCGCTTGTCATTGTAATTGCCACGGCCACCTCCGTTTGCGGCGTTTCCGCCGCCATCGCCGCCGCCGCCGCCTCGCGCGCCAAAAAAGAAGACCTCACCATCGCCGTCGGCATGACGCTCATCTTCACCGTGCTCATGATGCTCGCCATGCCGCTCCTCGCGCAGGCCCTCGGCCTCTCGCCGCTCATCGGCGGCGCCTGGCTCGGCGGCACCATCGACGCCACCGGCGCCGTCGGCGCGGCGGGGGCCGCGCTCGGGCCCGAAGCCGAGGCCGCCGCCATCATCGTCAAGATGATTCAGAACATCCTGATCGGCGTGGCCGCGTTCTGCATCGCCGTGTACTGGGTTACCTGCATTGAAGAAAACCCCGGCGGACGCCGGCTCGGCGTGGGGGAGATCTGGATCCGCTTCCCGAAGTTCATCCTCGGCTTTATCGCGGCCTCCCTGCTCGCCTCCTTCGCGCTCCTGCCGGCGCTCGGCGAGGACGCCGTCGAAGGCATCCTCAAAAACACCGACGCCGTCCGGAACTGGCTCTTCGCCATGGCATTCCTATCCATTGGGCTGGAGTCCAACTTCCGCGAAATGGCCACACAGATGCGCGGCGGAAAGCCGATGATACTGTATGGCGTCGGGCAGACCTTCAACATCGTGCTCACCCTCTTCGTGGCGTGGCTCGCCCTCAGCGGCGTCCTCCTGCCGGAACCGCCGGCCCTTACCCAATGA
- a CDS encoding heavy metal translocating P-type ATPase, with protein sequence MSGDPASPPRRQTYVYRIGGMTGAGNARHLETVLAALEGVASARASFMTGQLVLTGDPAHLGGETVVSAVSRLGLVARPASEFDREAVLKQLADDARDAFRRLKRAAAIALPILLLAVARETGLFPHLPALWLEAALALAILLGPGRRIVSTGWRMLRDRAAGRESFVAIGALICWVAGLPDLAGIRLSGFAGVAGVLMAFHLAGAFAQLRARARAATAMMSGGDRDAAVWAGQCAQPPIHAFAGQILAVFLLLVPGAAALSAFIWLTIPDLMDALGGWARPWIPWRVPADAGGVAAAIGSAVAVLMASAPCALALAAPAPALAAGGEGLRRGMALRTGAAVEKLSNLSILCFEKTGVLTRGEPRVLEVVAAPGYAAGDALAWAAALESDVDHPLARAIVARAAEEDAHAADVLESVELVPGEGVQGLVDGAFVLVGRPDWLAGQGVNLRALEHAIYRIEHEGRTPILIAHAGKAVAAFAIADRLRPESVRAIKVLARIGVQPVLVTGDTPGTARVIADQCGIARSLAGVSGEARARELERLRKETIGVVGRVRGDDPPPEGGEAGLEITLGASGPAAAADAAIESHDLGALVALALLGRSAYVQIVQNLFWAFGINAVLLAFAMLGLLPPALACLLGAAAPLFPQYRAARLYRFNPERLTAELMRR encoded by the coding sequence ATGAGTGGCGATCCCGCCTCCCCGCCGCGGCGCCAGACGTACGTCTACCGCATCGGCGGCATGACCGGCGCCGGCAACGCGCGCCATCTGGAGACCGTCCTCGCCGCCCTGGAAGGCGTGGCCTCCGCGCGCGCCAGCTTCATGACGGGCCAGCTCGTGCTCACAGGCGACCCGGCGCACCTCGGCGGCGAGACCGTCGTATCGGCCGTTTCGCGCCTGGGACTCGTGGCGCGCCCGGCGTCCGAATTCGACCGGGAGGCGGTCTTGAAACAACTCGCCGACGACGCGCGGGATGCCTTCCGGCGCCTGAAGCGCGCCGCCGCCATTGCGCTTCCTATCCTGCTGCTGGCCGTGGCCCGCGAGACTGGGCTGTTCCCGCACCTCCCGGCCCTGTGGCTGGAGGCCGCCCTCGCCCTCGCGATCCTCCTCGGGCCGGGACGCCGTATCGTTTCGACGGGCTGGCGCATGCTGCGGGACCGCGCGGCGGGGCGCGAGAGCTTCGTTGCCATCGGCGCCCTCATTTGCTGGGTTGCCGGGCTTCCGGATCTGGCCGGTATCCGGCTCTCCGGCTTCGCGGGCGTGGCGGGCGTGCTGATGGCCTTCCATCTCGCCGGCGCCTTCGCTCAATTGCGGGCGCGGGCCCGGGCGGCTACAGCCATGATGTCGGGCGGCGATCGCGATGCGGCCGTCTGGGCCGGCCAGTGTGCGCAGCCACCCATTCACGCCTTCGCGGGCCAGATACTCGCCGTGTTCTTGCTGCTCGTTCCGGGCGCCGCCGCGCTGAGCGCCTTCATCTGGCTGACAATCCCGGACCTGATGGATGCGCTGGGCGGCTGGGCGCGCCCCTGGATACCCTGGCGTGTTCCCGCGGATGCCGGCGGCGTCGCGGCGGCGATCGGATCCGCTGTCGCCGTCTTGATGGCATCCGCCCCCTGCGCGCTCGCCCTCGCGGCCCCGGCCCCCGCACTCGCGGCCGGTGGCGAGGGGCTCCGGCGCGGAATGGCCCTTCGCACGGGCGCCGCCGTGGAAAAGCTTAGTAATCTCAGCATCCTGTGCTTTGAAAAAACCGGTGTGCTCACCCGAGGAGAGCCCAGAGTACTCGAAGTGGTCGCCGCGCCGGGCTATGCCGCCGGAGACGCTCTCGCCTGGGCCGCCGCGCTGGAAAGTGACGTCGATCACCCGCTGGCCCGCGCAATCGTGGCCCGCGCCGCGGAGGAGGACGCGCACGCCGCCGATGTCCTGGAATCCGTCGAGCTGGTCCCGGGAGAGGGCGTCCAGGGCCTCGTCGATGGCGCATTCGTGCTGGTGGGACGCCCGGATTGGCTCGCTGGCCAAGGCGTCAACCTTCGAGCTCTGGAGCACGCCATATACCGCATCGAACACGAGGGGCGGACCCCGATACTGATTGCCCATGCGGGAAAAGCCGTCGCCGCATTCGCCATTGCCGACCGCCTTCGCCCGGAGTCGGTGCGGGCAATCAAGGTGCTCGCGCGAATAGGCGTGCAGCCCGTACTCGTCACCGGCGATACCCCGGGAACCGCCCGGGTGATCGCCGATCAGTGCGGGATAGCGAGAAGTCTGGCCGGGGTCTCCGGTGAAGCGCGCGCAAGAGAATTGGAGCGGCTCCGAAAGGAGACCATCGGTGTGGTTGGCCGCGTGCGTGGCGATGATCCGCCCCCCGAAGGAGGGGAGGCGGGACTGGAGATAACGCTGGGGGCGTCAGGCCCGGCCGCGGCCGCGGATGCCGCCATCGAGTCGCATGATCTCGGCGCGCTCGTGGCGCTCGCGTTGCTGGGCCGTTCTGCCTATGTACAAATCGTACAAAACCTCTTCTGGGCATTTGGGATCAATGCCGTGCTGCTCGCTTTCGCCATGCTTGGGCTGCTCCCGCCGGCCCTGGCATGCCTCCTCGGCGCGGCGGCGCCCCTGTTCCCCCAGTATCGCGCCGCGCGCCTGTATCGGTTTAATCCTGAACGGCTTACAGCGGAACTGATGCGCCGCTAG